The region aatgaaggaataatataaataattgaataaatgcagaaatggaaaaaaggaataaataagagtgaaagaaagaaagaaagaaagaaagagatagcaTTAATGTTTCCTTAAGGTCTATAAATGTTTAGGCAAATGAATGTTGAAAGATTTTTAAAAAGCAACATTATTTATGAGAAACAAGCCTTATgttgttgtatgtgtgtatgtattcttAGTTATACACAGAGAAGGTGGGGAGAGGTGGAGTAttaacaatcacacacacacacacacacacacacacacacacacacacacacacacacacacacacacaggaaggagtgaaggatatgaggaagggaatgaaggatagaaggaaggaagaaggagataagtggaagaaaaagcaagagaaggagaggaaaaatcacacacacacacacacacacacacacacacacacacacacttaaacaaacACTGTGTAACTTTAATACTTAATTTATACAAGAGAGAAAGCTTTAATTCACTCACAAACTTAAGTAATACTCAAAACACTAGCGGAGGAACGAAACCATTTTAAGAAGTActataataacaaaaaacacataccaaataaagaaataagcaatACCTCTTTAAAATACCTACTTTTTAATGatacataaacaataacaacagcgatGTACTTTTAGGAGAGTCAGACGAATGATACATGATTTGCTACACCgttaaaaaggatgaaaaagtcACTGACACGGGAAATACTTGATAATACAAACATTACAGTGAATTGTAACCCTCGTAGAGACTCAAAAATTGTCGAGAATCTCAAAATTAAATGATACATGATTTGCTACACCgttaaaaaggatgaaaaagtcACTGACGCGGGAAATACTTgataaaacaaacgaaaaacgTGAATTGTAACCCTCGCAGAGACTCAAAAATCTTCGAGAATgtcaaattaaaataaaattgtCGAGAATGTCAAAATTAATAATACTCAAATTGCTACACCgttaaaaaggatgaaaaagtcACTGACGCGGGAAATACTTGATAATACAAACATTACAGTGAATTGTAACCCTCGTAGAGACTCAAAAATTGTCGAGAATGTCAAAATTAAATGATACATGATTTGCTACACcgttaaaaaggaggaaaaagtcacTGACGCGGGAAATACttgataaaacaaatgaaaacgtGAATTGTAACCCTCGTAGAGACTCAAAAATCTTCGAGAATgtcaaattaaaataaaattgtCGAGAATGTCAAAATTAAATGATACTTGATTTGCTACTCCgttcaaaaggaagaaaaaaatcaatgacgCGGGAAATActtgataaataaagagaaccGTGATTTGTGACCCTGTAGAAACTCAAGAATCGCTGAGAAAgtcaaaataaatacacaaattatTATCTGGTAAAttaaaccaagaaaataaatgacgCGGAAGATAGAAACgtgataaacaaacagaatctTGAATTGTGACCCCGTACAAACTCAAGAATCGCCCGCCAGCCAAAACAAATAACATAAATTGATactctgttaaaaaaaaaaaaaaaaaaaaaaaaagaattaacgcGGGAAACACAATTAAAACAGAACAGTGAATAGTGACCCCGTACAAAGTGAAGAATCGCCTCCCAGCCCGCGCACTGTTGCCATATGAAGCTCCGCCAATATCAGAAAgtcaaaacaaataagaaattgatactctgttaaaaaaaaagaaaaagaattaacgCGGGAAACACAATTAAAACGGAGAAGTGAATAGTGACCCCGTACAAAGTGAAGAATCGCCTCCCAGCCCGCGCACTGTTGCCATATGAAGCTCCGCCAATATCAGAAAgtcaaaacaaataagaaattgatactctgttaaaaaaaaaaggaaaagaattaacgCGGGAAACACAATTAAAACGGAGAAGTGAATAGTGACCCCGTACAAAGTGAAGAATCGCCTCCCAGCCCGCGCACTGTTGCCATATGAAGCTCCGCCATTATACCTTTGTTTACATCTTAATTTCTTTAAACTTTTGTTCTATGGTGATGTAAAGCTGGCCTGACTGACTTGCCAATGCTGTGGTCGCTCCCTATTGGCTCCTGTCTGTCCAATAGCAAACATGGACGCAATCTAGTCttagaagaacaaaaatatatgaaaaataaaaacgaaaaaaaaaaataataataataatatgacatgtattaatggtgtttttcctataagcttattttattttctgtttgtgtgtttgtacaaattgtaaatatataaagaaaaatgtgaggttagagatataataaataaataaatcaataaataaatctttttctatctttcttttttttttttgctcaaatTAATCGatatattgatgtgtgtgtgtgtgtgtgtgtgtgtgtgtgtgtgtgtgtgtgtgtgtgtgtgtgtgtgcgtgtgtgtgttgactatACAGGTGACTCATACATATGcacgaacgcacgcacgcacgcacatcaaATATTCTgggtcagacagaaagggagagagagagagagagagagagagagagagagagagagagagagagagagagagagagagagagaattactattatcaacatgtgtgtgtgtgtgtgtgtgtgtgtgtgtgtgtgtgtgtgtgtgtgtgtgtgtgtgtctacgtgaGAAAGTAATTAAAgggttgaggaaggaaggaaggaaggaaggaaggaagaaagaaaaaaagaaagaaaaaaagaaaaaaaaacaaataaagaaaaatgtgaaaaaaacaggaaataagaaaaacgtgaaagaaatcaagacacacacacacacacacacacacacacacacacacacacacacacacacacacacacgaagcattCCTATTGGTTCTCACGAAATCACATCTTTTCTCTGattggttaagaaaaaaaacattctgattggctgctctctctctctctctctctctctctctctctctctctctctctctctctctctctctctctctctctcttggaacatcaacaaaacaacaacaataacaaaaacatcaataataataataataataataataataataataataatgtcaaacaaactttaatttcctctattaacgtgtgtgtgtgtgtgtgtgtgtgtgtgtgtgtgtgtgtgtgtgtgtgtgtgtgtgtgtgtgtgtgtgtgtgtgtgtctcatgaTTTCTATATatcccagacagacagacagacagaccgacagacagacagacagacagacagacagacagacagacagacagacagacagacgagacaAGGTGACATTTTAACTAGAAGAGAAAATTGAGGACAGAatcttaagtagtagtagtagtagtagtagtagtagtagtagtaagtagtagtagtagcatgagTAGTGTACTATGAGGGTGTGGCGtcagggggggtgaggggggggaGGTAGTAACAGGTAACAGCGGCGCCAGTGTCTGCCAGAACTATTGACCACTGcggcagacaccaccaccaccaccaccaccaccaccaccaccaccaccaccaccaccacactgctccacccactaccaccaccaccacctccaccaccaccaccaccaccactaccaccaccaccaccaccaccactactactactactactactactactactgctactactgctactactactactactactactactactactactactactactattactactactactactactactactactatcattataacTATCATATttctaacaatgataatgatgatgatgataataataatacaactactattactatttcaaaTTAtaatacttttctctctctctctctctctctctctctctctctctctctctctctctctctcttcaacaattataaaaatgatgagaataacaagaagaagaagaagaagaagaagaagaagaagaagaagaagaagaagaagaagaagaagaagaaagaggaggaggaggaggaggaggaggaggaggaggaggagggtgggaaacacaaggaaagacaaaggaagaagaaataaagccaGACATatttcggaggaggaggaggaggaggaggaggaggaggaggaggaggaggaggaggaggaggaggaggaggaggaagagaattagaataaagaaatccatacacacacacacacacacacacacacacacacacacacacacacacacacacacacacacacacacttacttagaaaagaaaaatatatgaaaaaaatttatacttaagaaaaagaaagaaaaacaagaagagagagagagagagagagagagagagagagagattactagttctctctctctctctctctaagtgattATATGTATTGagtatagtatagtagtagtagtagtagtagtagtagtagtagtagtagcagcagcagcagcagcagcagcagcagtagtagtagtaaaaatagcagtaatagtagcagcagcagtagtagtagtagtagtagtagtagcagtagcagtagcagtagcagtagtaaaaatggcagcagtaatagtagtagtagtagtagtagtagtagtagtagcagtagcagtagtagcagtagcagcagtagtagtagtagtagtagtagtagtagtagtagtagtagtagtagtagtagcagcagtagtagttgttgataTCATAGCTGTCTTATAAggcggtgctctctctctctctctctctctctctctctctctctctctctctctctctctctctctctctctctctctctctctctctctctctctctctctctcagttaccgACAAGCCGCCGCGCTGTTcagttcgctctctctctctcaccaccaccaccaccaccaccaccgtcatcaccgccaccaccaccaacaccaccaccacggccagaCACAAGAAACACTATACTAAGGtgagtcatcatcatcatcagcatcaccattcttttttttttttcaattatttcattttctttgtctctctctctctctctctctctctctctggtatggtGTCACTatcaccaactactactactactactactactactaccaccactgtcaccatcacgaGAATATGGTGAGTAAATACTATAATGGTGATCtgtgaagtgatggtgatgataatgatgatgatgatgatgaaagtgtCCTGTTTTCTTTACACTGCGAGAGAAAATGGTGAAATGGTGATCTGATGGTGACTGGAaagaaaagtggtggtggtggtggtggtggtggtggtggtggtggtgatgatgatggtgaaattgttgttgttgttgttgttgttgttgtttgatcaATACGTTAAGATTTCATGACTGGTtgattggctctctctctctctctctctctctctctctctctctctctctctctctctctctctctctctctgactggttgactgactgactgactgactgactctctctctctctctctctctctctctctctctctctctctctctctctctctctctctctctctaatccattttgttactctctctctctctctctctctctctctctctctctctctctctctctctctctctaatcccttGGCAACACTGTATTTGGAATGcctgaaaatgatgatgatgatgatgatgatgatgacatttGCTGACTCTCTGctgactcttcactattttcaatgcTGACTTAATACtgacttcactattttctatGCTGACTATGCTGATTGACTCACTGTAATGCTGACTCTCACTATTCAATGCTGACTTCAGTATATTTCagtgctgactctctctctctctctctctctctctctctctctctctgctgacttccacttttttactttctatatGCTGAGTAATGCTGACTTCACTATTAAAATGCTGAGTAATGCTGATTCTTAACTATCAATGCTGAGTAATGCTGACTCTTCACTGTCTATGCTGATTAATGCTGACTCTTCAACGCTGACTTATGCTGATTCTTCACTGTCAATGCTGAGTAATGCTGACTTTTCACTATAAATGCTGTTTAATGCTGACTTCACAATTAAATGCCCTGTCACTATTAATGCTGAGTCATGCTGATTTCACTATATAAATGCTGACTCTCTCTTTATGAATGCTGAGCAATGCTGACTTCACTCTATAAATGCTGACTCTCCCTCTATGAATGCTGACAAATGCTGACTTCAATACAGAAATGCTGACGCTTGTACAATTGCTGACTTCTGCTGACAACGGTGCAATATGCTGACTAAATATGCTGACAGTGCTGATATTCGATGCTGATTTTATATGCTGACTGAAAAAGCGCTGACATATTATTGCTGACTTTCAATTCTGCTGACTCTCGCTGATTTCTAGTGCTGACTCTGATTCTTGGTCATTATAAACCACTGCTGACTTGTATGACACTTTTAAATGCTTGTTAACTCACTGCTGACTCTCAAAAACACCTGCTGACTCTCTCCTGACAAAATAATAACCTGCTGACTCGGTGCTGACTTTCCTTGAAACTTATTAACATGTGCTGAGTATGCTGACAACTGCTGATGCTTATTGAGTCTCCCTACACTTATGCTGACCACTGCTGACTTTTTTTTAGAAATTTTTGGGGCATTCCTGAGTTTTGCTGAGTATGCTGACTCTCGCTGACTCTCCCTGCTAATCCTTCTTAATGCTGATGCTCCCTTGACCTTCCCTAACACTCCCTGACCCCTGCTGACCTATGCTGACCTGTGCTGACCTATGCTGACCTGTGCTGACTCGTGCTGACTTGTGCTGACGCTGGGCTGACACAAATTCATCATGTCTTTGTAGTAAGCTTTTAAAGGATCGATCAATACTAGTGTCtgcagcctttctctctctctctctctctctctctctctctctctctctctctctctctctctttaccatgccgcagagagagagagagagagagagagagagagagagagagagagagagagagtcgtgccTGGAAACATGAATTCTATTGACCGATGTGTCTctcactcactaccaccaccaccaccaccactaccaccaccaccaccaccacaaccaccaccactaccactactgctactgctactactactaccaccgccaccaccactaccaccaccgccaccaccaccaccaccaccaccactactactactaccaccgccaccaccaacactaccaccaccactactactactactactactactgcaattcccccttcctaacctaacctaacctaacctaaccaccactacaactactactactactactactactactactactactactactactactaccacaatcgATACCTGTTGTCATTGCAAAGCCGAAAATTCCATGCaagcaagtggtggtggtggtggtggtggtggtggtggtggtggtggtggtggtggtggtggtggtggtggtttacagGGTGTGGCAAGAAGTATTGATTCATCAGTGGTtccgtgacactctctctccacacacacacacacacacacacacacacacacacacacacacacacacacacacacacgccttccTAGTTTGTTCCAGTGTTCCAATCTATTCCAGTCAACAATTCCAGGTTATTCCAGACCCACACCATTCCAATccattccagtgtgtgtgtgtgtgtgtgtgtgtgtgtgtgtgtgtgtgtgtgtgtgtgtgtgtgtgtgtacagaaagGGTTGAGTTGATCAATTccttcatggaggaggaggaggaggaggaggaagaggagccggGCGGAAGGCCAAGATAGGACCTGGCAAgcctgagggaagagaagaagaagaggaggaggaggaggaggaagagggcggtAGCAGAggtggagtaagaagaagaagaagaagaggaagatgtggatAGAAAGACGgaaaacaacagcagtagtagcagcagtagtagtagtagtagtagtagtagcagtagtagtagtagcagtagcaatagatgaaaaagagaaaaaaaaaaaaaactaccacaagaatgaacaacacacacacacatagataacaTTCACTAAAACCCCCAATTTTGTCTTCcacagatggaggagaaggcggTGGAcggtaaagagaagaaatacgTTCTCTACACAGTAGTAGGGGACGAAAGAGGGCGTGGCGGGACAGGGGCATGGGTAGTACGTGTGCTTGTAACTGCCCTTATCCTCGTGGCCCTCGGAGTCGTCCCCTACCTGTGGCTACGACTGGCGCAAGTTAGTGACAGAACAGTGGTGGTATTTCAACCCGTCCCTGTCCACAACCACAGTTCCCACCACCATGAACGTGCGCGCCACATCCACGGGAAGATCATGTCCCAGGCGCCACAACCAGCTGCCCTCCACCACAACGCCACACCCCCGCCAGCGTCCCAAGGTGTGGTGACTCTACATGAAGCAGCGGTGACTCTTGCGGTTCTAGAAGACACCAATGCTACGAAAATTGGACATGCTAAAGGGAATGTCTCTCTGGAGGTCAAGGACAATTCTACGGACCATGACGACTCTACAGCCCCCCCCACGACCACCTCCCCCCCCGCGGATCTCACTGACCCCACCACAACAGCCCAGCCTTCGAACCTGACCCAGTCTGTTAATGTGACCCATCCTTCTCACCCCCCTAATGTGACCCACCCTCCTaccaccacccctccacccaccaccacccccacccaccaccccaccacgaccaccactaaaGAATCGTCCACTGAGGCTGCAAACATGACCACTAAcgctaccacgaccaccacgaccacaacaACGACGACTACAACCGCTGCGCcttcccctaccaccaccacgacttctACCACCACCCAGCCTCCATCTACGACCTTAAACACGACAACTACCACTGCAGCACCTACTACTGTcaccacaacgaccaccaccaccactacgaccacgaGCAGACGACCTCTCTCGCATAAAATGGCATATGTCGCCAGTACAGCATCGGGGAACCACGTGGGCGGCATCTGTGTGTGGCGGAAGGATGGGAATGTGACAAACTGGGCTTACTTTTACGAGAATATACCAATTGAATACCAGAGCGCACAGGACACAGAAGATCACGAGATGAGGGGCATGGCAGCTGCTGTGAAGACCTGGGCACCACTTTGGGACGATCACCATGTGGTACTACGCTCACATCACCAAGCTATCAAGGGCTCACCACACCCTACGCGCCGTGCTCTTGGCGTTCTCCTGGAAAACTTATCGGCTAACCACTTCACTTACGAGCTGGAATGGCGCCTTAAGAGGACTGACTTAATGGTTAGgatctctcactgtctctctcgcCTCCACAGGGACTTCCAGCACTGGTTCCACGCCTTCAGGGACCGCGTGGATGAGCTCTTAGGCAAGCAAGATTGGTCCGTGGCGGGTGACAAACATCTCACGATAATCCCCAAAGAGGCTTTCCATGTTACACCACCAAATGACGCGCCGCCTCTTATTTTTGAGTCCATGCCCCCAATAGACCCCCTGGATTAAGCCCCCCCCTCGCCCCTAACCCACCCTGAACCCCTGAAATCTTAGGGTTaacgaggaaagggaaaaatcagCTGGTTATGTCAAAATTTTCAGTCTAAATGGTGTTATTCATCTATATCTTTACCAGTAACCAACCCATCACCTCTCTGGGTTAAGCCTCTCTCCCTAACCCACAGTCCCTGGCCGTGCTGTGTCTGGAAAGGTCAGGGGAGGGTCAGGGAAGGTCAAAACGTCTgggtaaccaccaccaccactaaccccaCCAGTCCCAAGAGCGTTTCCGATAACACCTTTCCTTATTCAAACTGTATTATCTCCCTTATCTGTCACTCCAGGGGGCTCTTTGATACTCACAGGCTGAGTCCACACCCTGACTCACTGCCCTTGTCCGCACGAGGTCAAATAAGGTCAAACAAGGTcaggagaaaaggataaatgtagataagaTTGCTGCACGGAGAACTTTTCCTTCCACGCTATCACCTTATATAACCTCTATTTTCTGCCTATCTGCGCCTCCCTATATACCCTCGGCCGCTCCATAGCACCCTAGTAGGCCTATGTAACACCACACGAGCTGCCAGTCATCCAGGGGCCAAGGAAACACGGTAAAATGTCAAAAATAATAACGCCAACAAAGCCAGCTACCATTGTTTACCTTGTCAGCTGATGGCGCGTGGAATGGAGTCTCTTTTCATCTTGCTTTTTCTTGCGTTTCCCGGCGGCGAGGCGAGATATTTATGATGTCACAGTAAAGAGGAACATTTCAAAGGCAGACGGTGGGCGGTGCAAGTTTCCACGAGCAGCACAACGcggggaaaaatggaaaaagaaaaataatacaacgGGTTACGGAGATGCTGTTACTGAAGGTGTGTGAAGCCTCGCCTCCGTGCCCCAAGTTCCCAAGTTTCTTCATTAACGCTCTAATTACTCCCAAGACACTCCCGCTTGTTAAATACTCATCAAATTAGGTTATAAATAAGACTGCATCATTCCCTAACGGTCCAGTGTCTCGTGTATTGGTGTAGTGTGCattttgaaggatttttttGAGGTGGGTTTGACATAGTTATAAATCGTGTTACTAATTCTACCGACAAACTCCCGCTTTGGTGAATACTCATGAAGGTGATCTCTAGTTTATCTCTAACTTCTATTTCATCAATTATTCAAGTTTAATGTTACGAAATGTTATAATAtgtaagttttattttattattttgtgataTATTTAAGtattatataaagaaatgccttgacaagctctctctctctctctttatatatatattttttttttaatgaataaatataagagATTAAAAAACAAACGAGTTATTTATAAGTtatgtttaaaagaaaaaaaaatgtgaatcttTATTGCATTTCAAAATTAAGACAATATAGAGTTAATTATTCAAACAGGCCTATTGAAAAGTAGACATAAGGAAATTAATTGATTGTAGGGAAGGAAAACTGTGTCTCTCATTAATCTGGCCTTTGTGTTGCGTgtcgagaaagaggaaggaaaaaattggcGGGAAAATATCAAcatggaaaaacagaaaaaaacatcaaggaaatggaaaagtaagatccagaatgagaaaatgagacgacaaagccacaaacaccacaaaaaaacaccacaaaaaacaccaaaaaacacttaaaaacacccaaaaacacactaaaaacacctaaaaaacctacaaacacaccaaaacacccaaacagacaccaaaacacaccaaaacacctaaaaacacaccaaaacacaccaaaacaccacaaacaccacaaaaccaccaaacacacaaaacaccacagaccacaccaaaacaccccaaaacacaccaaaaccacctaaaaacacaccaaaacaccacaaaacacaccaaaacacccaaaagacaccaaaacaccacaaaacacaccaaaacacaccaaaacacaccaaaatacacaaaacaccacaaaacacacccaaaacacaccaaaacacaccaaaacaccacaaaacaccacaaaacaccaaaacacaccacaacaccacaacaacaccaaaaaaaaaaatcaagaaaacgagaaaagaggaaaaaaaaaaaaaaacatcgagagaaggaaatggagaagaggaaaaaaaaaagaagaaaaggaaaataaggaaaaaaaaacaatcgagagaaggaaaacgaggggaaaaaaacatcgagaaaagaaaaaaaaattaagaaaaggaaaaaatgaggaaaatatcgagaagaaaatgggaaaaaaagaggaaaataaagagggagggaaaaaaataatatacagtgATTTGTAGCCCCgttgggaaagaggaaaggattttaaattgaataaaaaaaatgtaataaaaataaaaataataataataatcgtaataattcaagagagagagagagagagagagagaaaaaataataattagttaaaataataatttaataagtaattatatataaaaaaaatatttgacttaaaaaaataaaaaaaaaatatggaattattatttttatttatttttgagaattaaatttgtttattattaaaaaaataaaaattgaaagaaattaagaaaaatatatgaaaagaaaggaaaatatgaagaaaatgaagaagaagaagaaaaataataaataagataatattaagaagaaaaagaaaagaaagaaggaatatatagagaaagggaaaaataaataaagaaaagaaagaaaaattgcgaaggaaaatgaaaagaaagaaaaggaaaaggaaaaattgaagaaggaaaaaaaagaaagaaagaaagaaagaaatagaaagaaaaattaaaaaacgaacgaaaaataagaaaaagaaaaagaaaagaattaaaatagaaagaaaaagaaaagaaaagaaaaaagagaatgaaaaaagaagaaaaaaagaaaagaaagaaagaaatagaaagaaaaaatcaaacaaacgaacgaaaaacaagaaaatagaaagaagaaaaagaaaaagaaaaaaattacgaaaTATTGAAAAAACTTAACTTGTCCAAATTCGTAGAAAACGGAATTAGCGAGCAAGGCATTCTGGGACATTTTTTGCAAtagcacttaaaaaaaaaaaaaaactagcattATTCCTTGTAGACATTGCTATTacgagtgtctgtctgtatgtctgtgtgtctgtgtgtctgtgtgtctgtgtgtacgtgtgtgtgtgtgtgagatagtaCACATAGCATTTAGTGTACATAGTAGTAAATTTAAAAGCCgtatatatgaatttattagtatatatgtgtgtgtgtgtgcgtgtgtgtgtaaatatgatcttttttttttttcaagctataTTGCAATTTTTCGCTTATCATTCACAAACTcctaaaataaatcaatgaataaataagagaatgaatTAACACGCTTCAAAAAATGtctaaatatacacaaaaaaaatatatatcaaaaaaTGTAgccaagatatgaaaaaaatggattcaaaattttaaatgtgtttattttatttatttatttatttttttttttaagtaatgaaGAATGATTAAGTTTGTGGTTctgattattattcattattattattatttttcttttctattttcatttttttttcttgtattttcgtattttttttcattttcaaattttttttttctcgaattcgcaaaagaacgagaaaaaaatatcaagtgtatttatttatttattattgattattattattactttttttctatttccatttttttttctttttttttcttatattcttttttttgtattttaatttttttctcgaaTTCacaaatgagtgaaaaaaaaattaagtgcatttatttaattatcattatatacttatttttttattcctatttttttcgaattcataaatacaagaaataaaaaaaatataataaattaagtatttttatcattacttatttattcatttatttattcatttatttcactaATTATGCATTTCCATTGTCCATTTTTGTcacgaaaacgaaaaaataagaaaacattcaaagtgtataaaaaaaaaaaagaaaatgcattcgagaaggagagaaaagacttagctactctct is a window of Portunus trituberculatus isolate SZX2019 chromosome 1, ASM1759143v1, whole genome shotgun sequence DNA encoding:
- the LOC123517846 gene encoding flocculation protein FLO11-like, translating into MEEKAVDGKEKKYVLYTVVGDERGRGGTGAWVVRVLVTALILVALGVVPYLWLRLAQVSDRTVVVFQPVPVHNHSSHHHERARHIHGKIMSQAPQPAALHHNATPPPASQGVVTLHEAAVTLAVLEDTNATKIGHAKGNVSLEVKDNSTDHDDSTAPPTTTSPPADLTDPTTTAQPSNLTQSVNVTHPSHPPNVTHPPTTTPPPTTTPTHHPTTTTTKESSTEAANMTTNATTTTTTTTTTTTTAAPSPTTTTTSTTTQPPSTTLNTTTTTAAPTTVTTTTTTTTTTTSRRPLSHKMAYVASTASGNHVGGICVWRKDGNVTNWAYFYENIPIEYQSAQDTEDHEMRGMAAAVKTWAPLWDDHHVVLRSHHQAIKGSPHPTRRALGVLLENLSANHFTYELEWRLKRTDLMVRISHCLSRLHRDFQHWFHAFRDRVDELLGKQDWSVAGDKHLTIIPKEAFHVTPPNDAPPLIFESMPPIDPLD